Proteins from one Thermococcus sp. M36 genomic window:
- the lrpA gene encoding HTH-type transcriptional regulator LrpA, with protein MLDERDRIIIEMLTRDARTPFTEIAKVLGISETAVRKRVKALEEAGVIKQYTVVVDPSKLGYNLVSLTGVDTLPEKIFEVASRLKEFDFVRNVYLTSGDHMIMAEVWARDGEDLSDIISNKIGKIEGVTKVCPAIILEKFK; from the coding sequence ATGCTTGACGAAAGGGACAGGATTATAATTGAGATGCTCACCAGGGACGCCAGGACTCCGTTCACGGAGATAGCCAAGGTTCTGGGCATAAGTGAGACTGCAGTCAGGAAGCGCGTGAAGGCCCTTGAGGAAGCGGGAGTGATAAAGCAGTACACCGTTGTGGTGGATCCGTCCAAGCTCGGCTACAACCTCGTCAGCCTGACGGGCGTTGACACTCTGCCGGAAAAGATATTCGAGGTTGCGAGCAGACTTAAGGAGTTTGACTTCGTGAGGAACGTATACCTCACCAGTGGAGACCACATGATCATGGCAGAGGTGTGGGCCCGGGACGGAGAGGATCTATCGGACATCATCTCCAACAAGATCGGCAAGATTGAGGGGGTTACTAAGGTCTGCCCTGCCATAATCCTTGAGAAATTTAAGTGA